The following nucleotide sequence is from Phycisphaera sp..
AGCAGCTCCGGCGCGGCCGCGTGGTCATCTGCGACATCGACGTCGAGGGCGCCCGGCAGATCAAGGCGAAGATGCCCGAGGCCCTCACCCTGTTCGTGCTGCCGCCCAGCGAGGACGAGCTGCTCGACCGCCTGCGCTCCCGCAAGCGTGAGGGCGAGTCGGCCATCCAGAAACGCTTCGCCGAGGCCAAGCGCGAGATCGCCGCCGCTCGGGCCAGCGGGGTGTACGAGCACTTCCTGGTGAACAAGGACCTGGAAGCGTCGATCGCGCAGGCGATCGCGTTGGTGACCAATGCCAGGGCGGCGACGAGGCGGGAAGGCAATGGGGATTAGGCATTGGGCATTGGGAAGACGGGGAGGGATGTCTCCTTCCGAGCCGCGTGCGTGAGCACGCGGACCAACGCCCGGAGCAAGAGCGTTGAACGCGAAGGCCGCGAAGGGCTCGAAGCAAGACCCAACGAGCCCCTCGCGCGAGCGAGGGGAATGGACGCAAGAAGAGAATTGAACGCGGAGGTCGCAGAGGACGCGGAGGTTTCCTTCAACGAGCCGCTGGCGTGCGCCAGCGGACAAGGCAGCACGGCAGCCGTCCGCGCGTCCTGTCCGCCGGCGCACGCCAGCGGCTCGTTTGGGATGTGCGATCGCCTACGCGCAGCCCGCGTCGAACGCGTTCTGGAACGCCAGGAAGTCGAGGATCGTGAACGCGCCGTCGCCGTCGAAGTCGACGGCGGGGTCCATGGCGTCGAAGAGGGTCTGGAAGGCGAGGAAGTCGAAGATGGTCAGCTCGCCGTCGCCGTCCAGGTCAGGCGGGCACGGCGCCGTCACGACCGATGCGACACGAAATCCTCTTGCCAGACCTGGCAGCGAGACGCTGCCAAAGCTGTCCAGTCGATCAGCAACCTGGTATGTAGGGTCCGGAACTGTTCCTGAACCCGCCAAGAGGCGACGCATGGCGGATGTGCTGGGATTGACAGCGGTCTCAAGCATCTCCTCGACGCCCCCCGATGCATCGAGCAACCCCCACGGTGTTGTGGTATCGGGGTACGAGCCCACCGGATACCACAAGAGCCCTGGCGGCCCCGACTCGCCGCCGCTTGTCTCGGCCCCGGGCGTGCCCGGCGGGCCGCTGACGAGGAAATCATCGCTGCCGCCCGGATGGTACCAGTAGCCCTCCTGCCCATCGCCGTAGCGGTCCGGGTCGTAGTGCACCGCCTTGGTCCACTCGTCGAGGGTGGGCAGGAAGTACTTGGCGTCTGGCGAACGCTCCGGTTGATCGAGGAAGGCCCCGGTCACGGGATCGGTGCGGAACGTGCTCGCGTCGTACACGCCGCTGTTGAAGTCTTCGAGGTCCGTGCCCTGCCCGTTGTGCAACCAGTTGGTGTAGCGGGCCGCGTACCGCCACGACATGATGGCCGGGGCGTGCTGCGACCCGGGGGACAGAAAATCGAGGATGGCGACGCCATCCGGATCGAACCCGACGACCCTGATGCCATGGCCGATGAGGGTGCCCCCCGTCGTAGCGCCGCCGGCCCGAAGGTACGACTGTGCGAACCTGATGTACTGGTCGTTGGTCACCTCGGTCCGCGTGATGCGGTACTCGTAGTCGACGCCGCCATAGGTGCCGAAGCGATCAAAGTTCCAGTCGGGTGCCTCAGACGGCAGCACCCCCCGGTTGCCCGGGGCCCCGATGGTCACGAAGTCGTGGCCGTAGTCGGGGGGAATGGTTTGGGAAAGGGCGGGGGCGGCCGCGAGGGCCAGGGCGAGCGTGCGGGTGGTGAACGCGGAACGGGTCGTTGACGGCATGTAGCCTCCCTGTCGGATTGCGTGTGCCCGAGCATCGGCCAATGTGACCCGGATTGCCCGGAATCCCGGGTTCGTCCGCCCTTGCCGCCCAGCTCGGCATTGGAACTCAGCGGGGCCCCGAGGCCAACCGAGCGGGCCGTGGATTGATCCCAGCGGGCATCGGATTGATTTCAGTGGGCACCGACATCGTTTCGGCAGGCCCTGAGATGATCTCGGCAGGCACCGAGTCCAACTCAGCGGGCACCGAGATCGTTTCCGCAGGCACGGACATTGTTTCAGCGGGCACCGACATTGTTTCCGCGGCGCAATTGCTGCGCTCCGGTCGGCCCTGACGAGCTCTGGGGCAGGTTTTGCCTCGCAGACGCCAAACAGAACTTCTGTTCGTGGCCCAGCCCTTTGAGCCCCCGGTTCCGAGGGGGGCAATCAGGGCAGTACGACTTTTTTTGTGTGGTGACCGAATCGGACCAAAGTAAGGTTTCAGGACGCTCGATGGAAGATTCGGCTCGGCCGGTTGTCGGCCGCGGCCGATCACAACGTGGGGCGCGGCCCGCGCGCGACCCGGCTTGGAGAGCATTGTTATGTTCGCAGGTTTTCTTTCATCGTTGGCCGCGCCCGGAGCATCGGGCTGCGGCCTTTGCCCGTCCATCATAACTTCGTGCAACGGGGGTGCGTCATGAGCACCGTG
It contains:
- the gmk gene encoding guanylate kinase; translation: MADSNPNTKHRLPTDTDDGLLVVMSGPSGVGKTTIARAVDRAIPDALFSVSATTRAQTGADVEGVDYHFVDEPGFRAMIERDEFLEWAEVFGRLYGTPQAWVDEQLRRGRVVICDIDVEGARQIKAKMPEALTLFVLPPSEDELLDRLRSRKREGESAIQKRFAEAKREIAAARASGVYEHFLVNKDLEASIAQAIALVTNARAATRREGNGD
- a CDS encoding formylglycine-generating enzyme family protein — protein: MPSTTRSAFTTRTLALALAAAPALSQTIPPDYGHDFVTIGAPGNRGVLPSEAPDWNFDRFGTYGGVDYEYRITRTEVTNDQYIRFAQSYLRAGGATTGGTLIGHGIRVVGFDPDGVAILDFLSPGSQHAPAIMSWRYAARYTNWLHNGQGTDLEDFNSGVYDASTFRTDPVTGAFLDQPERSPDAKYFLPTLDEWTKAVHYDPDRYGDGQEGYWYHPGGSDDFLVSGPPGTPGAETSGGESGPPGLLWYPVGSYPDTTTPWGLLDASGGVEEMLETAVNPSTSAMRRLLAGSGTVPDPTYQVADRLDSFGSVSLPGLARGFRVASVVTAPCPPDLDGDGELTIFDFLAFQTLFDAMDPAVDFDGDGAFTILDFLAFQNAFDAGCA